The genomic segment AGGTAAGCTTGGTGGGGATCCATTTGCTGAGATGATATTTCAATTATATACCGGCCCTGAGTTACAACTTTGATGTTTTCTCGTGTTTGCTTAATAAGAAGATCATTTTCAATTTCCTCGACACTCATATCCGGTAACTGAGCACTCAATGATAAAGCTTGTGCTTTCAGCCCAGGGGTTTTTCTTAGCTGTAGGGTATTGATGAGTTCTGCGATACACTGTTGACTTAAAATATAATTCTTGACTGCGGTAATGTCCTCGTTTGCTGTAACTCCCGGCACCACCGATCGCACGGCTCGGGTTAAAAGTTTACCTCCTGATACCAAAATAGTAGTAGATGATTGGTAAACAGGCATCAGCGAAAGCGAATAATAATAGGCCCCCAGGCCAAACAAAATTGTCGGGAAAATTAGAAGCCACTTCCTTCTTTTGGCCATATACCAATAAGTACGCCAATCGAAGACAGCCTTTTGTTGGTTTAGATTAAGAGTCTTAATATTGGCTATATTATTGTTCATGAAGAATGTAAGATTCTAAGAATTCAATTAACGATTGCATTAACAACGAGTGCCACCGCTGTTGCTGTTATAACTGGAATTAATATCCTTGTAAGTAAAAATGAACCCACACCTGCTCTCCTTGGAATAAAGATGTTATCTCCCGGTACAAGAATGGGGGGTTTAGGCTCAGAGCGGTCTAAATATTCTTTTAGATTTATCTTCATCATGCCGTTTTCCCCTTTCCTCCGCTTTAGGATTTTCACATCAGAGAGGTTGGCGGAAGGGGTTGGCCCGCCGGCTAAAATGATTGCATCCCATAAGTCGATATTTCTTTCCAAATTATATCTTCCAGGTGATACAACTTCGCCCGCAATATAGATTTCATTCTTTTGCGCAAAAGGTGAAGATACATCAACGGGCGAACTGACCGAAGGCCTTGTTGGCACATGAATCGTATCACCACCCTGAAGTTCAGGTAGCTGCGCTACGTCACCGCGCTCGAAATACCTGGTTAAGTCCACTTGCAGGATATCTCCGGAACCTTCACTTTCGCGTATAACAGAAATTTTTTCCAGATTGGCGGTCTCTGACAGTCCACCGGCTTCTTGCAAGACACGCCACAAATTAGGAATGACCTCAAACGAATAAGTGCCTGGAGTACCGACCTGCCCGGTGACAAAAATCTTATTGCCTTGATATTCGTTTATCACCACAGATGCCTGGGTTATTTTGATTCGATACCGGGAGATTTCGTCAATGATTCTTTGACTCAGTTCTGAAGCGGTTAAGCCCGCAGCTTGAATACGACCCGCTATCGGAATTTCGACAGTGCCATTCTGGGCCACAACAGGATTTGTGTTGAGATCAGGTTCTTGCCAGAAAGTGATCTCCAGCCTATCCCCTACTTGCAGGACATATTGTTGACCAGGCAGAGAAGTTGCAATCGTTGAAAACATCACTGTGAAAAGTATAATCTTAGCCAAACCCACTTTCGTTACATCTCCGATTTAGCTTTATTGGTTCGACTGGCATAATCCGCCCGGTCGATGTTGTACCTGTTTAACATGTCGTAAAATGTGGTTCGGTTGATACCCAGTTCTTGAGCCGTGCGGCTGACGTTTCCGTCATTCTTAAGCAATGCTTGTCGTACGCAATTTTCTTCGAATTCCTCTACTGCTTTTCGTAAGTTCATTTTTTCTTGAGGAGATTCTTCAAATTTAAGGTTGAAATC from the candidate division KSB1 bacterium genome contains:
- a CDS encoding polysaccharide biosynthesis/export family protein, whose protein sequence is MAKIILFTVMFSTIATSLPGQQYVLQVGDRLEITFWQEPDLNTNPVVAQNGTVEIPIAGRIQAAGLTASELSQRIIDEISRYRIKITQASVVINEYQGNKIFVTGQVGTPGTYSFEVIPNLWRVLQEAGGLSETANLEKISVIRESEGSGDILQVDLTRYFERGDVAQLPELQGGDTIHVPTRPSVSSPVDVSSPFAQKNEIYIAGEVVSPGRYNLERNIDLWDAIILAGGPTPSANLSDVKILKRRKGENGMMKINLKEYLDRSEPKPPILVPGDNIFIPRRAGVGSFLLTRILIPVITATAVALVVNAIVN